The Brachyhypopomus gauderio isolate BG-103 chromosome 17, BGAUD_0.2, whole genome shotgun sequence genome includes a window with the following:
- the ahctf1 gene encoding protein ELYS isoform X1, whose translation MRDLAAQVTSGLLRFPEVTVEALGEDEVTLDSVLHGRFTTDRLSCWRAGRGGLAWLSCGPQLEVVHAATAERFSAYRFSGASEHPPGVLAVRDFGWLKRSGLLVGLEEDEGSMLCLYDLGVSRVVKAVVIPGRITAIEPLVSYGGASAGTQHLHQSLRWFFGVAAVVTDIGHVLLVDLCLDDTSCTQTELEASDLEVVNKSPSEIPRLREGVTQQGRHLCLQLCAPSGTPATSLHYIPRTNHLAVGFSDGYLQLWNMKTLKKEYHSQLEGGRVPVYAFTFQEPENDPRNCCYLWAVQSAQDHEGDVVSLHLLQLAFGERKCLASGKILYEGLEYCEERYSQDLSASAFPLRAHATNTRLLSCRTIEKYRQHPDREDSVNEVASPDTSVAIFSWQVKSYGQGHPSTFIGVFDINRWYHAQMPDSLRAGESLRNCPYLAVWSLDSVVEMTAPCPLLDVVVHERSLSRGLAYTCPPPEQFFSPTTYNFDVSCLLNSGIVHLTCAGYQKETLSYLKKAVPSLSDGISGGYSRCLVSGLLCSRLADVQPSSLSQCRDLVPTQEEQLDAILSTAVETSSLGVITGCIKQWTADEQPSSTANLRYILEWAWHKVVRTKEELDRICTPLFDSSSNFTDPQTLQLLQRSQRLLGNISTIFHSLLAEARELTHRGLVGLMNKSLVSGLISQYARVVLWFCRTGLLPEASDDDDVLQISRPFYSFSVIKNYYIGQREELKRLAKDKWCADCLMIDGLVAQCGDRLADLWKRDEGGTGQYPPPSLHALLDLYLLENIDESAKHAIVIYLLLDVMYSFPNKSGASVESFPTAFAIPVGLVKLVQGLWLLDHHDHESSLELLLHPTTSHSLWPWQHGRVLQALMCQGKHSVALRYLHVMKPPVRSTSQARLCLSVLLHNRCLLEGLSLLRQRADRLNVEELMRFLYETCQDLDLMKELLRLPLAASEQECLERFLQGTGGFQNRELLMVHYLQQANYVPALQINQTLKMNQAADRDPKMKERSNTRNSILSQYGKVLPRAQRKLAIERAKPYHHPTTILREVTRPQPLSTVAKQSASETVLTRAAFIKSVLWKVEEVRVGKDSPAEASPLRSPRECEVSETRPHLPPLNVPEAFVGTPINMLTKRVSRLLDLVVQPSTRTSPEVPTQGTPHRPITAWASPRSVSKAPELSLLQTPQVVKRARALAASGPVFPSFTPQSILRSSLRPTPVATPSASPGRSVTPPLRPKESRITFIEEAGSPDLHKSAVHWSNGLSVSSEIGHLKRPPLPPEGGVKAWSEQSVEEEDAEEPRLMFTPSVKDKGELEKTGAHDSFAGEIVAEEEPRLLLPTLLHRPSLGHETSANSINSDTTLEFHNALSPGDLARQTPKLHLSTADGVDEEVVVRLPATAESFTPSPDDGATGELPSALGPAEEPEPGADEEMNSEVEKAQERSSQVDPNESEVKHGEEQDENTTLARHGPEASAPLLQAKGPDSPSVAAIVLNHYSDEAAVSTQDDAQHKTPGMEVELAVLESAGEAFITQEPITEPPQESRPAPSQAVTDASIVSQSSAEQMAKELKSTSQEPSSEPTIMPEEPITEPLAAELVNHESGGDELETTDLDDFVERHLFDNELSPPLTRSAIKGQSETWASFNSNSVCEAETAGVAASAPDTHKSTTTSEATTSESHSVVSLNSEEFSSAESDEESGAEEEEEDEDSGSEVEIIEEVQGTGSQQLAPAPVLYLQNLPPDEQYLQEQHAAVLSLDASHTQLEMIDGVMEEEGEVVMVGLGPADLGEADGPVCYTELKPSTTLLVPLELAGDHQELLAGESLQDLGGGLEEAPPGGCPAFSLMLDADDDEEPVASDVKPDHHLDHLDTTPHHTESLPVVSMDVPCLEHVGQVPDEQLMEELPSAKVEAVPMDAPCAPEHLDELAEDTRPEEMKPEQMKVDLLCTAVFEPSVEMAAPAVYPDNTRENGGEDFASAHPEEDEEGKVSEDTRRGSPIPAEEVKIEDGDLPKVGKDVVFVVEDQVSATCTAESSTSKDAELESLKTTECSESPSKDVSAHAAVNNEEAVTGGTKAQRSPARRGRKTVTFPLAPAESEKDLSDEEQSDSKVPSTPRRITRRTMQLQDSQVPVTPRRSARKVDLEVQNEEEIPSNKGSKPSASGRRTPQKATPKKSSRRTRTTHVASDDEDHQEEGFLMNDETMAHTRQSARIKPKASGATEPLSKAPEEAEKAPSAVAPPSPSRVTRNSRRGLSLALESFQQDALEDAVVLQQPVVTPTRSRRKTRASTVEKANITLVVDDTQLQNVSRRLTRSQLWSHEEVPEKDEPPLHTESANPLANALMERLRHEGADQESGVAVVTGIVRARRRTTKSAVSSAERDDRDVGEETQERGPAETRGAGKTSSTSVRRTRARKLHKPDSSPVEDSFTSSSALQRTRGGNRESTVKVDSVVLDASSPPAARTRHASVTAHLEEVKSLDNIPSGVATEVEEVKVRKRATRTRAAPEPAPPVEINLLSPLASPAETVSRTLKRNEEKDVPTLKMNLRRKRMMEAIFPKPVTRRKKI comes from the exons TGTCTCCAGCTCTGCGCTCCCTCGGGCACGCCAGCCACCAGCCTCCACTACATCCCACGCACCAACCATCTCGCCGTGGGCTTTTCTGACGGCTACCTGCAGCTCTGGAACATGAAGACGCTCAAGAAAGA ATATCACTCGCAGCTAGAGGGTGGTAGAGTGCCTGTATATGCCTTCACCTTCCAGGAGCCTGAGAACGACCCAAGGAACTGCTGCTATCTGTGGGCAGTGCAGTCTGCCCAGGACCA TGAAGGAGACGTGGTCAGCCTTCATCTGCTGCAGCTGGCGTTCGGAGAGAGGAAGTGTTTGGCTTCGGGGAAGATTCTGTACGAG GGCCTGGAGTACTGCGAGGAACGCTACAGCCAGGATCTGAGCGCCTCCGCCTTTCCGCTCCGCGCCCACGCCACCAACACCCGCCTGCTGAGCTGCAGGACCATCGAGAAGTACCGGCAGCACCCGGACAGGGAGGACAGCGTGAACGAAG TGGCCTCACCCGACACGAGCGTGGCCATATTCAGCTGGCAGGTGAAGTCCTACGGGCAAGGCCATCCGTCAACCTTCATCGGCGTCTTCGACATTAACCGATGGTACCATGCCCAAATGCCTGACTCCCTGAG GGCGGGAGAGTCTCTGCGGAACTGTCCGTACCTGGCGGTGTGGTCTCTGGACTCTGTTGTGGAGATGACTGCaccctgccccctgctggacgtGGTGGTGCATGAACGCAGCCTGAGCAGAGGCCTGGCCTACACCTGCCCTCCCCCGGAGCAGTTCTTCAGCCCCACCACGTACAACTTCG ATGTCAGCTGTCTGCTCAATTCTGGAATCGTGCACTTAACCTGTGCGGGGTATCAGAAAGAG ACGCTGAGCTACTTGAAGAAGGCCGTGCCCAGTCTGAGTGACGGGATCTCGGGCGGATACTCGCGATGTCTCGTGTCGGGACTGCTGTGCTCGCGCTTAGCGGACGTGCAGCCCTCTAGCCTTTCtcag TGCCGTGACCTTGTCCCTACACAGGAGGAGCAGCTGGACGCCATCTTGTCGACGGCGGTGGAGACGAGCTCTCTGGGAGTGATCACCGGCTGCATCAAGCAGTGGACGGCGGACG agcAGCCGAGCTCCACCGCCAACCTGCGCTACATCCTGGAGTGGGCCTGGCACAAGGTGGTGCGTaccaaggaggagctggaccgtATCT GCACGCCGCTCTTCGACAGCTCCTCCAACTTCACCGACCCTCAGACGCTACAGCTTCTCCAGCGCAGCCAGCGCCTGCTCGGCAACATCAGCACCATCTTCCACAGCCTGCTGGCGGAGGCTCGGGAGCTGACGCACAGAG GCTTGGTGGGTCTGATGAACAAGAGCCTGGTGTCGGGTCTGATCTCCCAGTACGCTCGCGTGGTGCTGTGGTTCTGTCGCACCGGCCTGCTCCCCGAAGCCTCCG ATGACGATGACGTCCTGCAAATATCGAGGCccttttacagtttttctgTGATTAAAAATTACTACATAGGGCAACGAGAGGAGCTGAAGAGACTAGCGAA GGACAAATGGTGTGCGGACTGCCTGATGATTGACGGGCTGGTGGCCCAATGCGGCGACCGCCTTGCAGACCTGTGGAAGAGGGACGAGGGTGGGACGGGGCAGTACCCGCCCCCATCGCTCCAC GCCTTGCTGGACTTGTACCTCCTGGAGAACATCGATGAATCTGCCAAACACGCCATC GTTATTTATTTGCTGCTGGACGTCATGTACTCCTTCCCCAACAAGAGCGGTGCCTCCGTGGAGTCTTTCCCCACCGCCTTCGCCATTCCTGTGGGCCTGGTCAAACTGGTACAGGGCCTGTGGTTACTGGATCACCATGACCACGAG agctcTCTGGAGCTCTTGCTCCACCCCACCACCAGTCACTCTCTGTGGCCGTGGCAACATGGGCGTGTCCTTCAGGCACTGATGTGTCAGGGTAAGCACAGCGTGGCGCTACGCTACCTCCACGTGATGAAGCCCCCCGTGAGGTCCACCAGCCAGGCCAGACTCTGCCTCTCCGTGCTGCTGcacaacag GTGTCTGCTGGAGGGTTTGTCTCTGCTGAGGCAGCGTGCTGATAGGCTGAACGTGGAGGAACTGATGCGCTTCCTCTATGAGACGTGCCAGGACCTGGACCTGATGAAGGAGCTGCTCAGACTGCCGCTCGCCGCCTccgagcag gAGTGCTTGGAGCGGTTCTTGCAGGGCACTGGAGGATTTCAGAACCGGGAGCTTCTCATGGTCCactacctccagcaggccaactACGTGCCTGCTCTCCAGATCAACCAGACCCTCAAAATGAACCAGGCA GCCGATCGAGACCCTAAGATGAAGGAGAGGTCGAACACCAGGAACTCCATCCTGAGCCAGTATGGGAAAGTTCTgcccagggcacagaggaagcTCGCCATCGAGCGGGCGAAGCCgtaccaccaccccaccaccatcCTCAGAGAAG TCACAAGACCTCAGCCGTTATCAACTGTGGCGAAACAGTCTGCTAGCGAAACTGTTCTGACCAGAGCGGCCTTCATCAAAAGCGTCCTCTGGAAGGTTGAGGAAGTGCGCGTTGGCAAGGACTCCCCAGCTGAAGCGTCCCCTCTGAGAAG CCcgagagagtgtgaggtgtcTGAGACTCGTCCACATCTTCCTCCCCTTAATGTCCCCGAGGCCTTTGTGGGGACCCCCATCAACATGTTAACCAAGAGGGTGTCCAG GCTTCTTGACCTGGTGGTGCAGCCGTCTACTCGCACGTCTCCGGAGGTTCCCACCCAGGGCACCCCGCACAGACCCATCACTGCCTGGGCCTCCCCCAGGAGCGTCTCGAAGGCGCCTGAACTCAGTCTGCTGCAGACCCCCCAAGTAGTGAAG AGGGCTCGAGCTCTGGCTGCGTCAGGTCCGGTGTTCCCTTCCTTCACCCCCCAGTCCATCCTGAGGAGCAGCCTCCGCCCCACACCTGTGGCCACACCCTCTGCCTCACCTGGACGATCAGTCACGCCTCCTCTACGCCCCAAGGAGAGCCGCATCACCTTCATCGAGGAGGCCGGTTCCCCAGACCTGCACAAGAGCGCCGTCCACTGGAGCAACGGG ctTTCTGTAAGTAGTGAAATTGGGCATCTCAAGAGACCTCCCCTGCCACCAGAGGGCGGCGTTAAGGCATGGAGCGAACAGTCTGTAGAAGAGGAGGACGCGGAGGAGCCCAGGCTGATGTTCACGCCTTCCGTAAAAGACAAAGGAGAACTGGAGAAGACGGGGGCTCACGACTCCTTTGCTGGAGAGATCGTGGCCGAGGAGGAGCCCAGATTGCTCTTGCCTACGCTGCTTCACCGGCCCAGTCTGGGCCACGAGACCAGCGCCAACTCCATCAATTCAGACACCACTCTGGAGTTCCACAACGCTCTGTCTCCCGGAGACCTCGCGAGACAGACGCCGAAGCTCCACCTGTCCACGGCAGACGGTGTGGACGAGGAGGTGGTCGTTAGACTGCCAGCTACTGCAGAGTCGTTCACACCCTCGCCCGACGATGGCGCTACAGGGGAACTCCCTTCGGCTCTTGGCCCCGCAGAAGAGCCCGAGCCTGGTGCGGACGAGGAGATGAACAGTGAGGTGGAGAAGGCTCAAGAACGCAGCTCCCAGGTTGATCCAAACGAAAGTGAAGTAAAACATGGCGAGGAACAGGATGAGAACACTACGCTGGCACGACACGGGCCTGAAGCATCCGCACCGTTACTTCAGGCGAAGGGACCGGACTCTCCGTCTGTGGCGGCGATAGTGCTGAATCATTACTCTGATGAAGCTGCAGTATCAACTCAGGACGACGCACAGCACAAGACACCAGGTATGGAAGTGGAGCTAGCAGTACTGGAATCGGCCGGCGAGGCCTTCATCACTCAGGAGCCAATCACAGAACCTCCGCAGGAGTCTCGTCCTGCACCATCACAAGCAGTTACCGACGCCTCCATCGTAAGTCAGAGCTCCGCAGAGCAGATGGCCAAAGAGTTGAAGTCCACATCACAGGAACCAAGCAGTGAACCCACAATCATGCCTGAAGAACCAATCACTGAGCCTCTTGCTGCCGAGTTGGTTAACCATGAGTCTGGAGGAGATGAACTGGAGACAACAG ATCTGGATGACTTTGTGGAGCGCCATTTGTTTGATAACGAGCTGTCCCCACCACTTACGCGCTCTGCTATTAAAGGGCAATCAGAAACCTGGGCCTCCTTTAACAG TAACTCGGTTTGTGAGGCGGAGACAGCGGGCGTGGCTGCGTCTGCTCCGGACACGCACAAATCCACCACCACCTCAGAAGCCACGACCTCTGAGTCTCACT CTGTTGTCAGCCTGAACAGTGAAGAGTTCTCCAGCGCGGAGTCTGACGAGGAATCTGgtgcagaggaagaggaggaggacgaagaCTCCGGTAGTGAAGTGGAGATTATAGAGGAGGTTCAAGGTACTGGCAGCCAGCAGCTGGCTCCTGCTCCTGTCCTCTATCTCCAGAACCTCCCGCCCGACGAGCAGTACCTCCAAGAACAGCACGCAGCCGTGCTGTCGCTGGACGCCTCTCACACACAGCTGGAG ATGATTGATGGTGTCatggaagaggagggagaggtagTGATGGTGGGATTGGGGCCTGCAGACCTGGGTGAAGCAGACGGGCCCGTGTGCTACACGGAGCTCAAGCCTTCCACCACTCTGCTGGTTCCTCTTGAGCTCGCTGGTGACCACCAAGAGCTTCTGGCTGGAGAGTCTTTGCAGGATCTTGGGGGTGGGCTAGAGGAagcgccccctggtggctgCCCTGCCTTCTCTCTCATGCTGGATGCAGACGACGATGAAGAGCCAGTTGCTTCAGACGTGAAGCCTGATCATCATTTAGATCACCTGGACactacacctcaccacacagagAGCCTGCCAGTTGTCAGCATGGACGTGCCCTGCTTGGAGCATGTGGGACAAGTTCCTGACGAACAGCTGATGGAGGAATTGCCGTCAGCAAAGGTTGAGGCTGTTCCTATGGATGCACCATGTGCTCCCGAGCATTTAGACGAACTGGCTGAGGACACCCGTCCTGAGGAGATGAAGCCTGAACAGATGAAGGTGGATCTCCTGTGCACAGCCGTGTTCGAACCATCTGTTGAAATGGCTGCTCCCGCCGTGTACCCGGACAACACGCGCGAGAATGGCGGCGAAGACTTTGCCTCTGCTCACCCGGAAGAGGATGAAGAAGGAAAAGTGTCAGAAGACACTCGACGTGGAAGCCCCATTCCTGCTGAGGAGGTTAAGATCGAAGATGGCGATCTTCCTAAAGTGGGTAAGGATGTGGTTTTTGTGGTTGAAGACCAAGTGTCTGCTACTTGTACCGCTGAGAGTTCAACATCCAAGGATGCAGAACTTGAATCGCTTAAAACCACAGAGTGTAGTGAGTCTCCCTCAAAAGATGTGTCGGCACATGCTGCAGTAAATAATGAAGAAGCTGTCACCGGCGGGACAAAAGCACAGCGGAGCCCAGCACGACGAGGCAGGAAAACCGTTACGTTTCCGTTAGCTCCTGCAGAGTCTGAGAAAGACCTTTCAGATGAGGAACAGTCAGATTCCAAGGTTCCTTCTACACCGAGACGTATCACACGGAGGACAATGCAGCTGCAGGATTCTCAAGTCCCTGTTACCCCCAGGAGAAGTGCCCGAAAAGTTGACCTGGAGGTGCAAAACGAGGAGGAGATTCCCTCAAACAAAGGCTCCAAGCCCTCAGCGTCAGGACGCAGGACTCCACAGAAAGCCACTCCAAAGAAGAGCTCTCGCAGGACCCGGACGACACACGTCGCCAGTGACGACGAAGACCACCAGGAGGAGGGATTTCTCATGAACGATGAAACCATGGCGCACACCAGGCAGAGTGCGAGGATCAAGCCCAAGGCCTCTGGTGCCACAGAGCCACTTTCTAAGGCCCCCGAGGAAGCAGAGAAGGCGCCGTCAGCCGTAGCCCCTCCTAGTCCCAGCAGGGTGACTCGTAATTCTCGCAGGGGGCTGAGCCTGGCACTAGAGAGTTTCCAGCAGGACGCTTTGGAGGACGCAGTGGTCCTCCAGCAACCTGTCGTTACCCCAACAAGGAGCAGGAGGAAGACCAGAGCTAGCACGGTGGAAAAAGCCAACATCACCTTGGTGGTTGACGACACTCAGCTACAGAATGTTTCGAGAAGATTAACCCGGAGCCAGCTCTGGAGCCATGAGGAGGTACCCGAGAAAGATGAGCCACCTCTGCACACAGAGTCTGCAAATCCGTTGGCCAACGCCTTGATGGAGAGGCTAAGACACGAAGGGGCCGATCAAGAAAGCGGAGTTGCTGTAGTTACCGGAATAGTCCGTGCCAGGAGGAGAACCACTAAATCTGCAGTGTCCTCCGCCGAGAGAGACGATCGGGATGTAGGTGAGGAGACGCAGGAGAGGGGACCTGCTGAAACGCGTGGGGCCGGGAAGACGTCATCCACATCCGTTAGACGAACGCGTGCCAGGAAGCTTCACAAACCTGACTCGTCCCCCGTCGAGGACTCCTTCACCTCTTCCTCCGCTCTGCAGAGAACCAGAG GAGGGAACCGGGAATCTACCGTTAAGGTGGACAGTGTTGTTTTGGATGCATCGTCTCCACCTGCTGCACGAACGAGACATGCCTCTGTCACTGCCCACCTTGAGGAGGTGAAGAGTCTG GACAATATTCCATCCGGCGTCGCAACAGAAGTTGAAGAGGTgaaagtgagaaagagagcaacTCG GACGAGAGCAGCGCCTGAACCTGCCCCACCTGTGGAGATCAATCTCTTGTCCCCGTTGGCCAGTCCTGCCGAGACGGTCTCCAGGACTCTGAAGAGGAACGAGGAGAAGGACGTGCCCACCCTTAAGATGAACCTCAGGCGCAAACGAATGATGGAGGCCATTTTCCCCAAACCGGTCACGCGAAGGAAGAAGATCTGA